Within Longimicrobiales bacterium, the genomic segment ATCAGGCGAGCGAGCGCAGCCTCGTCGGCCGTCAACTTTCCAGCCGCGACCAGCGGGGTCAGCATCGACTCGGGGGCCGGCGACAGGAACGGCGTCGCGACTTCAACTCGCGAGACCTTGGCAAAGATGTGGGTTCGTCGCTGAATCGATCCGTCTGGAAGCCGCTGCAGGCCCTTCGCCGACAGGTAGACCACGGCCGGAGCGAGTCGCATAAAGGCGGACGCAGAGATGTTGGCGACCCCGCGCGCGAGCATCAGCTCCGCGAAGTCCATCTCCATGTGTGGTTCCTGAGGACTGTGGATCAGATTCGCGCCCCAGTTCCGAACCTCGGACGGGAGCGCAGTCTGGATCTTGAGAATCGCTTCGTCGACGTCCGGAATCGAAAGGCCGGCGCTACCAAAGAATGCCATGAGTCCCGCGGGTGCCGCGGCGATGACCATGTCGGCCGACGCGATACCACGAGCCATCTCCCCGACGACATAGGGGAAGCGACACCCATGCGCGGAAGCGAACGTTCGGTCCCCCAACCACTCAGGGTACACGGGAGGGAGCACGCCGATAAGCGCCTCGTCTATGCCAATCGGACCGGGCGACCCATCCGGTGCAATCGCGACCGCCCGGGTCCCCTCGGCTCCTGCAACGAGACCCACAGGCGCGCGAAACGCTACATCGGCGGGCCCGACAGACATCATGGTCACCTCAGACGCACGTTGCAGGTGCACGCTGGTGAGCGCTGGACCCGGAGGCGCTGCGGCAGCCGGGCCATTGGTAAGTCGTCCTTCCATGTACTCCTCGTGGACCTCATCACATCTCGTAAAATGCCCGCTGATTCGCGCCCATCAGGAGCAGAATTCAGCGGGACCCATAAAATAACGGAATTCCCAGTCAAAGGGGCTCTAAACGCATATTCCCGTGGAACTTCCCGACAGCGCCACGGTCGCCTAACGACGAATCACATGCCCATCGATGGCCGGCGTCATGGCTGGATACGGTCGCTGATCGTTCCGCGACTCGAACGAGAAGCCCAGACCAAGCAGTGTCGGTTCACTGAAGGCGGGGCCGAAGAACGACAGAGCGACCGGCAAATTGTCGCTAGTAAAACCAGCCGGAATGATGAGATCGGGATATCCGGTGAGGTTCGCGAGGTTCGTGGCAGAGGGTACATCCCAAGTCGCCTGATTCTGCCCCACACGCTCCGGCCGCGTACCCGACGTCGGGTACACGATCGCATCCAGACGCTCGTCATTGAACAGCCCGTCAATCAAGCTGCGAATCATCGGCTGTCCGAATTCGACCATCGTGCGGTACTCCGTGTCCGTCGTCCGCCCGCTGTCCTCCTCCTGGGCGAACAGGCTCCACCTCACCGGGTTCGGGGTGCCACCCTGATCAGTCGTATAGCGCTCGTCGCGAGACCGATCCAGCAGGTCAGCGAGCCTCTTGGGAAACTCCGGGCCGGTGGTGGCCAAGTACGCCGGAATTTGCTCACGGAACTCACGCCAGCGAATCGTCGTGTACCAGTCTCCCTTCACGTCGATGAGCCATTGAGGGAGCTCGACATCGACAAGCACGGCACCCTGCTCCTGGATCTGTCGCAGCGAAGCTTCGATCACCCAGTCGACATCCGGGTCTCCGCCAAGGAATTGTCTCGCGACACCGATCCGGGCTCCGGCCAGAGCATTCTCATCGAGGAATGCCGTGTAGTCATCCGGGACCCGACCATCCGCCTTCCGCGTCGCCTCATCAGTAGGGTCGACCCCCGCGATCACGTTCATCATCGCAGCCACGTCGTAGACACTCCGAGCCATCGGGCCGCCCGTATCGAACGACAGCGCCAGCGGAATGATGCCATCGCGACTCACGAGACCGTGGGTAGGCTTCAGCCCCACGATGCCATTCGCCGCGGACGGGCCCCGGACCGAACCACCGGTATCCGTACCGATGCCGAGCTGGGCAAATACGGCCGCGATCGCGGCACCGGATCCGCCGGACGAGCCCGCTGGAGTCCGGTCCAGGTCATGTGGATTCCGAATCCATCCACCGTTCGAACTCATCGTGGCGCCCGACGCGAACTCACTCATGTTCGTCTTGGCCAGAATGATCGCGCCCGCGTTCCTCAGCCTCTGAACCATGAACGCGTCATCCGGCGGGAAGGATCCCTGCAGAAGAATCGACCCGGCTGTCGTTGGCATGTCCCGTGTGTCGACGTTGTCCTTCAGCACGACCGGAATGCCATGCAGCATCGAACGCGGCCCTCTTTCCGCACGTTCGGCGTCGAGCTCGCGAGCCCTCGCGAGCGCACCTTGGTTGAGCGTCAGAATCGAATTCAACGCTGGACCATTCTGGTCGTAAGCTGCGACTCGCTCCAGGTACATCTCGACCAGCGCCTCAGATGTGAGGGTCCCATTCTCCATCGCCTGACTCAACTGCTCGATCGTCGCGTCCTTCAGTAACCTTTCGGCCGCGAGAGGGGACTGCCCAGAAGCAGGGGACGTGCCACCCCCGATAAGGGCGGCCACCAACGCGGCCCTTACGAGGCCACTCGCGAACCCGGTCATCGACGGACCTGTGTCAGCTCACGAATCAGCGTTCGGACCTCCTCTGCCTTGCCCGCCGACTCCAGGTCAGCCCACATGAGCGTGATCGCCTGGGCATCAACAAACCCTCGCGGCGTCCCGCCGGTGCTCGGGTTGGAAAGGGCCCGCATGACCCGGAATTCGTCCACAGCGCTCGCGACCTCATCGTCGAAAAACTGCCAGCCACGCTCCCTCTCGAGAACACTGATCTGATCCCGGTAGTAGCCGAGCGCATGCAGGATCAACTTGACCTGCCACACGTCATTCCCGGAAGGCTGTGACAACTCCCGATACCCTAGCGTGCCGGAGACCGTGTCATAGATCCGGCGGAGTTCGCCGACCGGCGTCGGATGCTCGCACACGTTGATGTGAACCGTCTGACCGTCGGGACGCCGGGCCATGCCTTCGCGCGGGTCGGCTACGATCACTGCGGCTGACTGAAGACGTCCGACACGTCGATCTCCACCCTCCACCTGCCCTGCCGTGAGCGCCTCGATCAGGCGATCGGCAAGGTGCCGTCCGGATCCTTCGCTCGCCTCGAACGCCTCAGCCACCGCATCCACGACCCCTGGACCGACCAGGACATTCCCTTGTGTAGCGTAGTTCTGTCCGGAGCGATGCCCGGCCCACTCCCCCGGACCCGAACCGGTGTGCTGAGCTGCCTGTCCGTCCAATGACACCACACCTATCTGACGCCGATCGCGATCGTCATCGGCAGCAGTGGCCTGGTCCAGCGCCTCCTGGGGAGACATCCCCTGTTCAAGCATGTCGAGCAACTCCTGCCCGTACGCCGTTCTCGTCGAAGCTTGCGTCGCCACCGCGCCGACACCGGCGCGCACCCACGGCACCCCGTTTCCGACGCACGCGACCCGAGTCGTAACCGCAACGCCGGACTCACCGGTGTTCGGGTCCACTGCGGCAATCGAGAATGTGTGAAATACGAGATCGTTCCCCCAGGAAGCGGGCTCCTGCGCGCTCATCGGTGGCGCGAAGGCCAAGCCAGCCAATGCTGCGACGGCAAAGCCGGCGCTGGCCGGACAGCCGAGCAGGTGCATGCGTCGAATGGGACGGGTCATCGGTCACTCCTGCATGGGGTTGTCTGGCACAGCAGAGCTTGGTCTCCGGCATCCTCAGTGGCAAGAGAATGAAGACCGGGCCACCCGCAGCCGTGGCTGTTGATGCGAGAAAACACGGACCGGTCGGAATCTCCGTCTCCCCCTAGAATGGGATTCCAGGCGCCCACGCAGAGGCGTGTCGAGACTGCTTACGATAGAGCTGTTCGACAAAATCACGGGCGAGTTCCTTGATGTGTTCGAGTGGGCCGACGCGAGCCCTAACACGCTCGTATATCGGTTCCAGTGCCATAACAATGAGATCAAGAACGGAGCGCAGCACACCGTACGCGAGGGTTAGACCGCCGTATTCATAGACGAGGGTCAGCTAGCCGACGGCTTCACTTCCGGCTGATCTACCTCGCGTATCACCGGGTCGAGTTGATCCGGCGCGACTTGTCCCTCGCATCTCCATCGGACATGCTTCGCGTCAACTCTGTCCAGACATTCCGGGCCACGGATGGCATCCTCGGCCCTACCCCAGCGGAAGAGGCTGTAATGAAACGGATGTGTCTTTCCTTCGCGGTCGCAATCCTCGCGATCGGACCAGTGACTTCTCTGAGCGCACAGTCGTTCGGGAATTCGATGGCGGTGGCCGGCGATCAGATCATCGTCGGTGAGCCGGTCTACGAAATGCGTTCGGGCGTCGTCTACATCTTTGGGCGTGATAGCAGCGGGGACTGGGTGGAGACTCAGCGCATCGAGCCGGAAGGCGCCGAAATGGGCAACCGATTCGGTATCCGCGTGGCGACGCAGAACGACCTACTCCTGGTCTCTGCGACCAGAGCCGACGGTGGAACCGGAACGGTTTACATGTATGAGAACGACGGCGGCACTTGGAATCGCGCTGGCGAACTCAACACGGACGATCGTAGCCCCGCCGACAGCCTCGGCAGCGGCCTGGCAATCGACGGCGATTGGATCATGGTCGGCACGATCGGACAGAACGGGGGTCGGGGTGCGGCGTACGTCTTCCACCGCGATGGCGACAACTGGGTCCAGCATTCAAAGCTCGCGCCAACGACTCTGAACCCTGTCGACCGCTTTGGCGCAAACATCGCCATAAACGGTACGCACGCATTCATCGCAGCGACCTCTGCCGATGAAGGTCAGGGTGCGGTCTACGCATACGAGTACGACACCGGCACGGATACCTGGGCACCGATGGGGCCACTTCAGGCACCACTCGTAAACGCACAGGCTGCGTTCGGCACAGATCTGAAGATCGACGGTGACGTCGCGCTAATCGGTTCGCCGGGCAACATCGTCGGAATTGGCTCGGTGATGACGTACGGTTTCGCCGATGGTCAATGGGAACTCACCACGATGCTCATTCCGTTCGAGGCCGCGGCACAGACCGGGTTCGGCGGATCGATCGCCTTTGATGGCGAGACGGCCCAGATCGGCGCGGCTTCGGCCAGCTTCGGTGAGGGTCGAGTCTTCACGTATACGCGTGACGCCGAGTCCGACACCTGGACGTCCGTAACGCAGACCGCCTCGGGTGCGGAGGACGACGGAGCCTTCGCTTCCACGGTCGCGATGGGCGCGGGACTCGTCGTCGGTGCGGCAGCAGCAGCAGACAACGGCACGGGAGCAGCCTGGGTGCTCGAGCAGGGACCCGACGGATGGACACCTACGGGTCGGATTGGTGGAGATAACCTCGGTATCGACGGCATCAGTGGTGATGAGGTGCGGTGCACCGACGAAGGTGAAGCCGCACTGTTCGAATGCTCTTCCGTCGATCTGCTCTCATTCATCCCGCTGGGTGACATGGAGGCCGAGCGCGGCATCAATACCAATGACGTGTGGGGCTGGACCGACTCTGAGAGCGGTCGTGAGATCGTGCTTGTCGGTATGACGAACCAAACCGCCTTTGTCGACGTGACCAACCCGGGCACACCGCTCTACCTCGGTCGCCTGCCGATGCCGGAGGGATCGAACGTGACCGTGTGGCGGGACATGAAGGTCTACGACAACCACATGTTCGTCGTCGCGGACAACGCGGGTGAGCATGGGATGCAGATCTTCGACCTGACCCACCTTCGTGGCCTTGATGGGTCGGAGCCGGTGACGTTCACCGAGGACGCGCGTTACGATCGCATTCACAGCGCCCACAACATCGTGATCAATGAGGACACCGGGTACGCCTACTCCGTCGGCAGCAGCGGTGGTGGCGAGACCTGCGGTGGTGGGCTTCACATGATCAACATCCAAGACCCGAAGAACCCCGAGTTCGCCGGCTGCTTCCAGGACATGACGACGGGCCGCGACCGCACCGGTTACTCGCACGACGCACAGTGCGTGATCTACCATGGACCCGACGAAGACTACGCAGGCCGGGAGATCTGCCTCGGTGCAAACGAGACGGCTCTCTCGATTGCCGACGTCACGGACAAGACGAACCCCGTTGCCGTCTCAATGGCGACGTATCCGAACGTGGCCTACTCGCACCAGGGATGGCTGTCGGAGGATCATCAATACTTCTACATGGGCGACGAGCTCGACGAGACCGGAGGGAACGTCGAGACCACCCGGACTCTCATCTGGGACCTCGCGGACCTGGACGATCCCGTACTCGCTCGCGAGTACATGGCGGAGACGAAGGCCACGGACCACAACCTCTACATCGTGGGCAACACGATGTATCAGTCGAACTACAAGAGCGGCCTTCGCGTACTCGACGTCTCGGATCCGGAGAACCCGGTGCCGGTCGGCAACTTCGACACGCAGCCATACGGCGGCGATGACGCACAGATGAGCGGTTCGTGGTCGAACTACCCGTACTTCGAGAGTGGCATCGTAGCCGTGACCAGTGGCGACGAGGGCCTATTCATCGTCCGGTATCGTCCTCGGACGATCTCGCAGTAAATATCGATACATGATGCGATCGGCACGCACGCAGATGCGCTTCGCTCGGCGTGTGATCCTGGGCGGGTGTGTCGCTGCGTGGGCGATGTACCTCGTCCCCTCAGGGGCCGAGGCCCAAGAGCTACTGTACGTCGCGAGTCAGGAAGAAGTCACGGTAGCGGTCATTGATATGAGTACGAATAGGCTCGTTACCACCGTCGACCTCAAGGAACTGGGGTACCCTGAAACGGCCAAGGCGCACCACACGGCCGTCGAGCCAGATGGCTCTTTCTGGTACGTGTCCCTGATCGCCGCGGGAAAAGTGCTGAAGTTCGATCGAGAGAATCATCTCGTAGGAGAAGCCTCTTTCAAGACACCGGGAATGCTGAGCCTCGACGCAACATCTGACCTGCTGTACGTCGGACGGTCGATGGCAGCGGTAACCCCGCCTCAGCGCATTGGCGTGGTGCACCGGTCCGACATGAGCATCGACGAAGTCGACGTCTTTTTCCCCAGGCCGCACGCACTCGCTGTCGACCCCACGGGATCGCGTTTCTTCTCAGCGAGCCTCGGGCAGAACAGTGTCGCCTACGCCCCGACTGGCACGGCAGAGGTCGACCTACTGCACTTGGACGGCGTGAACCACATGTTCGTCCAGTTCGCCGTGTCCCGAGATGGCCACTGGATGGTCGGCGGAGGGCAGATGACCGGTGACCTCATAGTGTTCGATCTCAGCGGGGATGAGCCCGTCGTCGTGAATTCGGTCAAGGTCGGCGGGCAGCCCTGGCATCCGACATTCACACCGGACGGCCGTTTCGTCTGGGTTCCGAACCAGACAGCGAATACGGTTACGGTGGTTGATGCTAGAAGTTGGAGTGTCGTGGATGTGATTAGTCATCCGGCGCTCATTGAGCCACATGGGTCAGCAATCTCGCCGGACGGAGCGACGGTTTACATATCCGGTCGCAACGTGGCGGGCACCTACCAGTCGGCTGAGAACGGTGTAGACCGACCTGGGACCGTAGTCGCAATTGATGCGGAGAGTCATGACGTGCTGGCCGTTATCGAAGTGGGGCGTTACGCCGCGGGCATGTCCGCACCCTCTGGGCACTGATCGGATGACCGAGGCGCCCCGACGACTAAATAGGCCTGACAGGCCCGCGCATGTTTCGGCGGGCCACGCCCTTCTTCTCGGCAGCGCACTTCTCATGAGCGCGAGTTGTGCATCACCTGCCGGGACCGCGGCACCTGCCTCCGGCGAAGTGGTCGCCCGCGCGACGCCTGATACCGGCTACGTAAGGCGTATTCAGGGCCTGGAGGTCATCGACGAGAACGGAGATCCGGTGGAGCAACCGTTTCTGGGTGGCTTCAACATTCCCCGCCCTCAGCTGGTCGACATCGACGCCGATGGCGACGCCGATCTTTTCCTGCAGGAGTGGTCAGGGAGCGTGATGTTCTTCGAGCACGTCGCGGGAGCAACGCCTCGGTACCAATGGCGTGCTGACCGATATCAGGACCTTGAGGTCGGCGAGTGGTATCGCTTCGTAGACCTGGATCGCGACGGTGACGCCGACCTCCTCGCCGAGCGTCCGTTCAGCTACCTGCGTTACTACCGCAACGACGGCACTCCGCAAGCCGCCCTTTTCGTCACGGCGGCGGATACGCTGCGCGACACTGACGGACGAGCACTTTTTTCAGACCGGCAAAACATACCGAATGCCACGGACATCGATTGCGACGGTCAGATGGATCTCTTGATTGGACGCCTCGAAGGGACCGTGACTCGGTACGAAGAGACGGGCACGGACGAGAACGGCGTACCTCGATTCCGCCACATCACCGACACCTTCGAGGGAATCAAGATCGTCGCACAGATTGGCTCAGCGCACGGCGCCAATACCATGGCTCTGGGTGACATCGATGGTGACGGGGACGAAGACATGTTTTGGGGGGACTACTTCGAACCAGGCATACTCTTCATCGAGAACACAGGCACCTGTCGGTCTCCGTCGCTACGGAGTGAGCCGGTGCCATTCCCGCTTGCAGAGCCGCTCCGGACCAGCGGCTACAACGCCCCGACCGTGGGAGATGTCGACGGCGACGGCGATGAGGACCTTCTCGTGGGCGTGCTCGGTGGCGCCTACAACCCAAACACGACAACCGCAGACAACTTCCACTACCTCGAGCAGACCGGTCCGCTGAACTTCGAGGCTCGCTCCTCCCGTTTCCTGTCGACCATCGATTTTGGGGCGGAGAGCATACCCGTCCTGGTCGACCTGGATAGTGACGGAGACCTCGATCTCTTGGTGGGGAACAAGATCGAGCAGAACGATACCCAG encodes:
- a CDS encoding DUF1028 domain-containing protein, with product MTRPIRRMHLLGCPASAGFAVAALAGLAFAPPMSAQEPASWGNDLVFHTFSIAAVDPNTGESGVAVTTRVACVGNGVPWVRAGVGAVATQASTRTAYGQELLDMLEQGMSPQEALDQATAADDDRDRRQIGVVSLDGQAAQHTGSGPGEWAGHRSGQNYATQGNVLVGPGVVDAVAEAFEASEGSGRHLADRLIEALTAGQVEGGDRRVGRLQSAAVIVADPREGMARRPDGQTVHINVCEHPTPVGELRRIYDTVSGTLGYRELSQPSGNDVWQVKLILHALGYYRDQISVLERERGWQFFDDEVASAVDEFRVMRALSNPSTGGTPRGFVDAQAITLMWADLESAGKAEEVRTLIRELTQVRR
- a CDS encoding SPFH domain-containing protein; amino-acid sequence: MSRLLTIELFDKITGEFLDVFEWADASPNTLVYRFQCHNNEIKNGAQHTVREG
- a CDS encoding choice-of-anchor B family protein, giving the protein MLRVNSVQTFRATDGILGPTPAEEAVMKRMCLSFAVAILAIGPVTSLSAQSFGNSMAVAGDQIIVGEPVYEMRSGVVYIFGRDSSGDWVETQRIEPEGAEMGNRFGIRVATQNDLLLVSATRADGGTGTVYMYENDGGTWNRAGELNTDDRSPADSLGSGLAIDGDWIMVGTIGQNGGRGAAYVFHRDGDNWVQHSKLAPTTLNPVDRFGANIAINGTHAFIAATSADEGQGAVYAYEYDTGTDTWAPMGPLQAPLVNAQAAFGTDLKIDGDVALIGSPGNIVGIGSVMTYGFADGQWELTTMLIPFEAAAQTGFGGSIAFDGETAQIGAASASFGEGRVFTYTRDAESDTWTSVTQTASGAEDDGAFASTVAMGAGLVVGAAAAADNGTGAAWVLEQGPDGWTPTGRIGGDNLGIDGISGDEVRCTDEGEAALFECSSVDLLSFIPLGDMEAERGINTNDVWGWTDSESGREIVLVGMTNQTAFVDVTNPGTPLYLGRLPMPEGSNVTVWRDMKVYDNHMFVVADNAGEHGMQIFDLTHLRGLDGSEPVTFTEDARYDRIHSAHNIVINEDTGYAYSVGSSGGGETCGGGLHMINIQDPKNPEFAGCFQDMTTGRDRTGYSHDAQCVIYHGPDEDYAGREICLGANETALSIADVTDKTNPVAVSMATYPNVAYSHQGWLSEDHQYFYMGDELDETGGNVETTRTLIWDLADLDDPVLAREYMAETKATDHNLYIVGNTMYQSNYKSGLRVLDVSDPENPVPVGNFDTQPYGGDDAQMSGSWSNYPYFESGIVAVTSGDEGLFIVRYRPRTISQ
- a CDS encoding amidase family protein, whose product is MTGFASGLVRAALVAALIGGGTSPASGQSPLAAERLLKDATIEQLSQAMENGTLTSEALVEMYLERVAAYDQNGPALNSILTLNQGALARARELDAERAERGPRSMLHGIPVVLKDNVDTRDMPTTAGSILLQGSFPPDDAFMVQRLRNAGAIILAKTNMSEFASGATMSSNGGWIRNPHDLDRTPAGSSGGSGAAIAAVFAQLGIGTDTGGSVRGPSAANGIVGLKPTHGLVSRDGIIPLALSFDTGGPMARSVYDVAAMMNVIAGVDPTDEATRKADGRVPDDYTAFLDENALAGARIGVARQFLGGDPDVDWVIEASLRQIQEQGAVLVDVELPQWLIDVKGDWYTTIRWREFREQIPAYLATTGPEFPKRLADLLDRSRDERYTTDQGGTPNPVRWSLFAQEEDSGRTTDTEYRTMVEFGQPMIRSLIDGLFNDERLDAIVYPTSGTRPERVGQNQATWDVPSATNLANLTGYPDLIIPAGFTSDNLPVALSFFGPAFSEPTLLGLGFSFESRNDQRPYPAMTPAIDGHVIRR
- a CDS encoding FG-GAP-like repeat-containing protein, whose translation is MSASCASPAGTAAPASGEVVARATPDTGYVRRIQGLEVIDENGDPVEQPFLGGFNIPRPQLVDIDADGDADLFLQEWSGSVMFFEHVAGATPRYQWRADRYQDLEVGEWYRFVDLDRDGDADLLAERPFSYLRYYRNDGTPQAALFVTAADTLRDTDGRALFSDRQNIPNATDIDCDGQMDLLIGRLEGTVTRYEETGTDENGVPRFRHITDTFEGIKIVAQIGSAHGANTMALGDIDGDGDEDMFWGDYFEPGILFIENTGTCRSPSLRSEPVPFPLAEPLRTSGYNAPTVGDVDGDGDEDLLVGVLGGAYNPNTTTADNFHYLEQTGPLNFEARSSRFLSTIDFGAESIPVLVDLDSDGDLDLLVGNKIEQNDTQNGKLYRLINEGSSEVPIFRMDGELDVGGGYHMLPAFGDLDADGDLDAILGTWEDELRFLRNDATDGSLQLSVADSAVVTLTRGRNATPALGDVDGDGDLDLFIGETSGTLNFYENTGSRQEPVFTLVDDEFGRIDVGRRSMPLLRDMDEDGDLDLVVGSESEGVSLYRNVGSVTSPDFVEAGLLGIEDFRFASPALGDLDGDGDDDVLLGGGSGGLWFFENRNR